The Negativicutes bacterium genome includes the window AGTGGATCTAATGTATTTACTTTGTGCAACAGCGTTGCTAGTCTTAATTCTTCCAACATATCAAGGTTATTATTACTGGAAGCACCATCAGTTCCAAGCCCCACACAAAGCCCCGCCTGTAACATTTTGTGAACCGGTGCAATCCCACTAGCTAGTTTCATATTACTACCAGGATTATGAGCAACTCTGACATTATATTTTTTCATTAAGGAAATATCATTATCGGATAAATGTACACAATGTGCTGCTAACACACCGCGTTGTAAAATCCCTGTAGCTTCCATCAATTCAATTGGTGATTTGCCATACTGTTTTTGGCATTCTCCTACTTCAAATAAAGTTTCTGCTAAATGAATATGTATTTCAGCCTTTAAATCTTTACTGATGGCTACTACTGTTTCTAAATATTCCGGTGGACAAGTATAGGGGGCATGTGGTCCCAACATAACAGTAATTCTACCATCGGCCTTATTATTATAATTTTTAAACAAATCTGCCGCTTCCACCAATGCTTTTTCACCGGTTGGTGCTACACCAATCATTCCCCTTGACAAAACCGCTCTAATACCGGTTTCTTCAACCGCCGCTGCTACTTCTTCCATACTAGCATACATATCAGCAAAGGTAGTTGTTCCACTTTTAACCATTTCAGCAATGGCAAGCATAGTCCCCCAGTAAATATCTTCATCACTCATTTTAGCCTCAATTGGCCAAATTTTGTGCTGTAACCAGTCCATTAAATTCATATCATCGGCATAACTGCGTAATAGCGTCATCGCTGCATGAGTATGTGCATTGATAAACCCTGGTATCGCAAATTTATATTGACCATTAATAATTTCATCTGCCTGCCAATTTTCTGAAATTTGCCCTATTTTTATGATTTTCTCATTTTCAATAGCAATATCAACAGTTTGTACCGAACCATCTGCCACTAAGGCTTGAACATTTTTTATTAATAATTTATTCATCTTGCCCTCCTTGTATAAGGAACACAGCGTTAAATACTTTGTGTTCTATTTTTATTTATAATGCTGGAAATTATAGTTTAATGTTTCTTGCTAAGACTGGCGATAATATTTTAAATAATAATCATGCATAACTGCTACATCGTCATCAGCTAAAACTTTAGCTCCACCGGGTAATTGGTTAGCATAAATATAAATTTGTGCCGCCTTTTCAACTAATTCACAGGCTACTTTTGCTTCATTAAGATTGGTTCCACAGCCAACAACCCCATGATTCGCTAATAAGACTGCATTGTTTTCGCCAAGCGCAGTTACTGCATTTTGAGCCAACTGGTTAGAGCCATTTAATGCATATTCCGCCACCTTTACAGTGCCACCAACTAATTGCACCACATCTTCTACTATTGGCGGTATAGCTTGTCGAGCCACTGCACAAGCACTAGCAAAAACACTGTGCGTATGAATTACCGCATTAATATCAGGACGACTTTTATAAATTGCTAAGTGTAGAGCCATTTCACTAGATGGCTTTAAATCTCCACTAATAATAGTTCCTTCTAGATCAACAACAACGATATCTTCACTCTCAAGGCTACGATAATTTCTGCCAGACGGTGTTATTGCAATATAGTCTGTGCCGTCTACCCGTGCACTTAAGTTACCCCAAGTTCCCACAATTAAACCATTGTCTAATAACATACAGCCAAATTCAATGATACTTTTTCTGGTTTTTGTAAATTTACCCACAGCAAACCTCTCCTCTATGGCAATTTAAAAATAAACTGATAATTTCTTAAGAGAAATTATCAGTTTATTAAATTAAGCTTGATTTAAATATTTTTTTTGCGCTTCTGTTAATTTATCAATTCCAATATTCATTGCTGTTAATTTTATTTGTGCCACATTCATATTAACCTCATCTGGCATAATATAAACTTTATTTTCCATGTT containing:
- a CDS encoding amidohydrolase; protein product: MNKLLIKNVQALVADGSVQTVDIAIENEKIIKIGQISENWQADEIINGQYKFAIPGFINAHTHAAMTLLRSYADDMNLMDWLQHKIWPIEAKMSDEDIYWGTMLAIAEMVKSGTTTFADMYASMEEVAAAVEETGIRAVLSRGMIGVAPTGEKALVEAADLFKNYNNKADGRITVMLGPHAPYTCPPEYLETVVAISKDLKAEIHIHLAETLFEVGECQKQYGKSPIELMEATGILQRGVLAAHCVHLSDNDISLMKKYNVRVAHNPGSNMKLASGIAPVHKMLQAGLCVGLGTDGASSNNNLDMLEELRLATLLHKVNTLDPLVVPAYEGVLMATKYGAEAVGLKDTVGILAEGYKADITLFDTNNLWWTPQNDKISLLAYSANSSQVDTVIVNGKILMNKGQLLTMDEEKILYEVNKRATALMK
- a CDS encoding class II aldolase/adducin family protein yields the protein MLLDNGLIVGTWGNLSARVDGTDYIAITPSGRNYRSLESEDIVVVDLEGTIISGDLKPSSEMALHLAIYKSRPDINAVIHTHSVFASACAVARQAIPPIVEDVVQLVGGTVKVAEYALNGSNQLAQNAVTALGENNAVLLANHGVVGCGTNLNEAKVACELVEKAAQIYIYANQLPGGAKVLADDDVAVMHDYYLKYYRQS